The proteins below come from a single Micromonospora citrea genomic window:
- a CDS encoding universal stress protein translates to MNRPVVVGVDGSPPSLVAAEHAARAAVQRSRPLHLVHGYLHPLGYGVPVNPYDLGLPAPTEDGQKMLEQAAADLAERWPGLTVEVRQVAGGPGATLVEESRRAELVVVGSRGLGGFAGLLLGSVGTQVASHAHCPVLVVRPAEEPIPVAGPVLVGVDGSEPAELAVGYAADEATRRGTGLVLAHVRPPDGERRVPDEVTETGSAAHAESAGLLATAAAAVRGSHPGLPVEERVLSAAKPEQALIEASGDAALVVVGSRGRGGFAGLLLGSVSQALVQHAHCPVLVARPYGHAR, encoded by the coding sequence ATGAACCGACCCGTCGTGGTGGGGGTGGACGGATCGCCGCCGAGCCTGGTGGCGGCGGAGCACGCCGCCCGGGCCGCCGTGCAGCGGTCCCGCCCGCTGCACCTGGTGCACGGCTACCTGCACCCGCTCGGCTACGGCGTGCCGGTCAACCCGTACGACCTGGGGTTGCCGGCGCCGACCGAGGACGGGCAGAAGATGCTGGAGCAGGCGGCCGCCGACCTCGCGGAACGCTGGCCCGGGCTGACCGTCGAGGTGCGCCAGGTGGCCGGTGGGCCGGGCGCGACGCTGGTCGAGGAGTCCCGTCGGGCGGAGCTGGTGGTGGTGGGCAGCCGGGGTCTGGGCGGCTTCGCGGGGCTGCTGCTCGGCTCGGTGGGCACGCAGGTGGCCTCGCACGCGCACTGCCCGGTGCTGGTGGTCCGTCCCGCCGAGGAACCGATCCCGGTCGCCGGGCCGGTGCTGGTCGGGGTGGACGGTTCGGAGCCGGCCGAGCTGGCCGTCGGGTACGCCGCCGACGAGGCGACCCGCCGCGGGACCGGCCTGGTGCTGGCGCACGTCCGGCCGCCGGACGGGGAGCGTCGGGTGCCCGACGAGGTGACGGAGACGGGGTCCGCCGCGCACGCGGAGTCGGCCGGGCTGCTGGCCACGGCCGCGGCGGCGGTCCGCGGCAGCCACCCGGGGCTGCCCGTCGAGGAGCGGGTGCTGTCGGCCGCCAAACCGGAGCAGGCGCTGATCGAGGCCAGCGGCGACGCGGCGCTGGTGGTGGTCGGCTCGCGGGGCCGGGGCGGCTTCGCCGGGCTGCTGCTCGGCTCGGTCAGCCAGGCGCTGGTGCAGCACGCGCACTGCCCGGTGCTGGTCGCCCGCCCGTACGGCCACGCCCGCTGA